From a single Larus michahellis chromosome 18, bLarMic1.1, whole genome shotgun sequence genomic region:
- the LOC141732579 gene encoding von Willebrand factor A domain-containing protein 5A-like isoform X1, which produces MGNTLTASGTFYYYLSASATGISVAGLDTKFFPITSRHLKFKVSYVQPGNLTAVVSSSGLFQRGIWFFSSYSEMELESVTVNVTIQDFVADVVSELFFRNTHQVPKETMFVFPVDSDTVVHTFYATMGDTRIEAMLWEKEEAQQLCKATSGMENLGYLQNQWDLWGPVFACFLGTLPPNSEVTISLCYVQELPMQPDGAAQFCWPHELFPRTNYIRWHSSEEETESENLHFSICLNSARGVSHIAINSSYTPLQYTTPDQTSAVVSLKCPPCTQADLNVLVYYRGSHTLSAVVERRDPKAPPGSLLGDPVVMVTLMPSIPEVEPSPGHLGEFLFLMDCSLFQDAQVPPEEVIRENFPRWSCPAGGVRGKLLHVARCSAKFPHLSSAHPSVCLQNTLLFLLKSLPLGCYFNIYSFGATFKAFYLQSVEYTQESMDNAVGRISSICPDLGGCDLLGLLRFIYSTPLLHGHARQLFIFIQRKISSEEEAVMAEVYRYRDHHRCFCFPTNRCDSFNLSQAMALETKGECVCIHSRMDMTSEAVKCLQRALQPLASGISLHWELPPGLEVSMIRKAPDMIFQGHKSSIYAQIHGQTQDPKVGEGAVTLQYHVGSQSFDYTLRFSLSPSADNRLPVHRMAMMHLLWKLAWEGTSRTEKDIWHNAVKSSLSLGVLSPFTSIVAVRMKQRDAWHHDSLPPDSSMFFSPSCNLVPCQLLWLSSFRPALFKSTKFWMVQKCQFLLDILDRKTPDTEALTQLSATCKDQKPPPEEQPMEEPTAFKMSWDWTISPLSTRLCDFSRLRVVVALQKANGSWALTTALASALGLSKADVELQRPSADVQPTVWATVLALVWLHQYKWKVSWSEILETKARSWLRDQAEVQLDACLEAANSLLGCFVEPTIFRIRTYPVTAGGQQAV; this is translated from the exons ATGGGAAACACGTTGACAGCCTCAGGGactttttattactatttgtcAGCTTCTGCAACTGGCATTTCTGTGGCAGGTTTGGACACGAAATTTTTTCCCATTACAAGCAGACACCTCAAATTTAAAGTTTCCTACGTGCAGCCAGGGAATCTGACAGCTGTTGTGTCTTCCTCAGGCTTATTCCAGAGGGGAATATGgttcttttcttcctattctgAAATGGAGCTGGAAAGTGTGACAGTAAATGTAACCATCCAGGACTTTGTGGCTGATGTGGTGTCTGAGCTGTTTTTCCGCAATACGCACCAAGTCCCTAAGGAGACCATGTTCGTATTTCCTGTGGACTCTGATACTGTTGTACACACCTTCTACGCTACCATGGGGGACACTCGCATTGAAGCAATgctctgggagaaggaggag GCCCAGCAGCTGTGCAAAGCCACTTCAGGCATGGAGAATTTAGGATACCTGCAGAACCAGTGGGATCTTTGGGGTCCTGTGTTCGCTTGTTTCTTGGGGACCCTGCCTCCTAACAGCGAAGTGACCATCAGCCTGTGCTATGTCCAGGAGCTGCCAATGCAGCCTGATGGAGCTGCTCAGTTTTGCTGGCCACACGAGCTCTTCCCCCGGACAAACTACATTA gatgGCATTCTTCTGAGGAGGAGACAGAATCTGAAAACCTGCACTTCAGCATCTGTCTGAATTCAGCCCGTGGTGTGTCCCATATAGCCATTAACAGCAGCTACACTCCTCTGCAATACACGACTCCAGATCAAACATCTGCTGTG GTATCCTTGAAATGTCCACCCTGTACGCAGGCTGATCTGAACGTGCTGGTGTATTACAGAGGGTCTCACACACTCAGCGCAGTGGTGGAGAGGAGAGATCCCAAAGCCCCACCTG GCTCTCTGCTGGGAGACCCTGTGGTGATGGTGACACTGATGCCCAGTATTCCTGAGGTCGAGCCCAGTCCAGGCCATCTGGGGGAATTTCTCTTTCTCATGGACTGCAGCCTCTTCCAGGATGCACAGGTACCACCGGAGGAGGTCATCAGGGAGAATTTTCCACGCTGGTCATGCCCAGCTGGTGGGGTTAGAGGCAAGCTACTTCACGTAGCCAGATGTTCTGCCAAGTTTCCCCATCTGAGCTCTGCTCATCCCTCCGTCTGTCTCCAGAAcaccctgctcttcctcctcaagaGTTTGCCTCTGGGCTGTTACTTCAACATCTACAGTTTTGGGGCCACTTTCAAAGCCTTCTATCT GCAGAGTGTGGAATACACGCAGGAAAGCATGGACAATGCAGTGGGGCGCATCTCCTCCATCTGCCCTGATCTGGGGGGCTGTGACCTGTTGGGCCTTCTAAGGTTTATCTACAGCACTCCTCTGCTTCATGGGCACGCCCGCCAG ctTTTCATCTTCATTCAAAGGAAGATCTCCAGTGAAGAGGAAGCTGTCATGGCTGAGGTCTACCGTTACCGGGACCACCACCG GTGTTTCTGTTTTCCTACTAACCGATGTGACAGCTTCAACCTTTCCCAGGCCATGGCCCTGGAGACCAAAGGTGAATGTGTGTGCATCCACTCTAGGATGGACATGACATCCGAG GCAGTGAAATGCTTACAGAGGGCATTGCAGCCTCTGGCAAGTGGGATCTCACTACACTGGGAACTTCCACCTGGCCTGGAGGTGTCAATGATCAGAAAAGCTCCTGACATGATCTTCCAGGGACATAAGAGCTCCATCTATGCCCAGATCCATGGGCAAACACAG GATCCAAAAGTGGGTGAGGGAGCTGTGACCCTTCAGTACCACGTGGGCAGCCAGTCCTTTGATTACACGCTCAGATTCTCACTGTCCCCATCAGCAGACAACAG GCTACCTGTGCACCGCATGGCCATGATGCACCTGCTGTGGAAACTGGCCTGGGAAGGGACAAGCAGGACAGAGAAGGATATCTGGCACAATGCAGTTAAGTCCAGCCTCAGCCTGGGGGTCTTGTCCCCCTTCACATCCATTGTGGCAGTACGCATGAAACAGAGGGATGCCTGGCACCACG ATTCTTTGCCTCCAGACTCCTCaatgtttttctctccctcttgcaACCTGGttccctgccagctgctctggCTAAGTAGCTTCAGGCCTGCGTTGTTCAAGTCCACCAAGTTTTGGATGGTCCAGAAGTGCCAGTTCTTGCTTGACATACTTGATCGCAAAACCCCGGACACTGAGGCACTCACTCAGCTTTCAGCAACCTGTAAAG accagaagcctcctcctGAAGAGCAGCCAATGGAAGAAccaacagcatttaaaatgagtTGGGACTGGACAATCTCACCACTGTCAACAAGACTGTGCGACTTCTCTAGGCTTAGGGTAGTGGTGGCACTCCAGAAAGCAAATGGCTCCTGGGCCCTCACCACAGCTCTGGCCTCTGCCCTGGGACTCAGCAAGGCTGATGTTGAGCTACAAAGGCCCAGTGCG GATGTGCAGCCAACTGTCTGGGCAACAGTTTTGGCTTTAGTCTGGTTGCATCAGTATAAATGGAAAGTGTCTTGGTCAGAGATTCTGGAGACCAAAGCGCGTAGCTGGCTGCGGGACCAAGCTG AGGTTCAGCTGGATGCATGTCTGGAGGCAGCAAATTCCCTGCTAGGCTGCTTTGTGGAGCCCACCATCTTCAGGATTCGAACTTACCCTGTTACTGCGGGCGGGCAACAAGCTGTGTAG
- the LOC141732579 gene encoding von Willebrand factor A domain-containing protein 5A-like isoform X2 has product MGNTLTASGTFYYYLSASATGISVAGLDTKFFPITSRHLKFKVSYVQPGNLTAVVSSSGLFQRGIWFFSSYSEMELESVTVNVTIQDFVADVVSELFFRNTHQVPKETMFVFPVDSDTVVHTFYATMGDTRIEAMLWEKEEAQQLCKATSGMENLGYLQNQWDLWGPVFACFLGTLPPNSEVTISLCYVQELPMQPDGAAQFCWPHELFPRTNYIRWHSSEEETESENLHFSICLNSARGVSHIAINSSYTPLQYTTPDQTSAVADLNVLVYYRGSHTLSAVVERRDPKAPPGSLLGDPVVMVTLMPSIPEVEPSPGHLGEFLFLMDCSLFQDAQVPPEEVIRENFPRWSCPAGGVRGKLLHVARCSAKFPHLSSAHPSVCLQNTLLFLLKSLPLGCYFNIYSFGATFKAFYLQSVEYTQESMDNAVGRISSICPDLGGCDLLGLLRFIYSTPLLHGHARQLFIFIQRKISSEEEAVMAEVYRYRDHHRCFCFPTNRCDSFNLSQAMALETKGECVCIHSRMDMTSEAVKCLQRALQPLASGISLHWELPPGLEVSMIRKAPDMIFQGHKSSIYAQIHGQTQDPKVGEGAVTLQYHVGSQSFDYTLRFSLSPSADNRLPVHRMAMMHLLWKLAWEGTSRTEKDIWHNAVKSSLSLGVLSPFTSIVAVRMKQRDAWHHDSLPPDSSMFFSPSCNLVPCQLLWLSSFRPALFKSTKFWMVQKCQFLLDILDRKTPDTEALTQLSATCKDQKPPPEEQPMEEPTAFKMSWDWTISPLSTRLCDFSRLRVVVALQKANGSWALTTALASALGLSKADVELQRPSADVQPTVWATVLALVWLHQYKWKVSWSEILETKARSWLRDQAEVQLDACLEAANSLLGCFVEPTIFRIRTYPVTAGGQQAV; this is encoded by the exons ATGGGAAACACGTTGACAGCCTCAGGGactttttattactatttgtcAGCTTCTGCAACTGGCATTTCTGTGGCAGGTTTGGACACGAAATTTTTTCCCATTACAAGCAGACACCTCAAATTTAAAGTTTCCTACGTGCAGCCAGGGAATCTGACAGCTGTTGTGTCTTCCTCAGGCTTATTCCAGAGGGGAATATGgttcttttcttcctattctgAAATGGAGCTGGAAAGTGTGACAGTAAATGTAACCATCCAGGACTTTGTGGCTGATGTGGTGTCTGAGCTGTTTTTCCGCAATACGCACCAAGTCCCTAAGGAGACCATGTTCGTATTTCCTGTGGACTCTGATACTGTTGTACACACCTTCTACGCTACCATGGGGGACACTCGCATTGAAGCAATgctctgggagaaggaggag GCCCAGCAGCTGTGCAAAGCCACTTCAGGCATGGAGAATTTAGGATACCTGCAGAACCAGTGGGATCTTTGGGGTCCTGTGTTCGCTTGTTTCTTGGGGACCCTGCCTCCTAACAGCGAAGTGACCATCAGCCTGTGCTATGTCCAGGAGCTGCCAATGCAGCCTGATGGAGCTGCTCAGTTTTGCTGGCCACACGAGCTCTTCCCCCGGACAAACTACATTA gatgGCATTCTTCTGAGGAGGAGACAGAATCTGAAAACCTGCACTTCAGCATCTGTCTGAATTCAGCCCGTGGTGTGTCCCATATAGCCATTAACAGCAGCTACACTCCTCTGCAATACACGACTCCAGATCAAACATCTGCTGTG GCTGATCTGAACGTGCTGGTGTATTACAGAGGGTCTCACACACTCAGCGCAGTGGTGGAGAGGAGAGATCCCAAAGCCCCACCTG GCTCTCTGCTGGGAGACCCTGTGGTGATGGTGACACTGATGCCCAGTATTCCTGAGGTCGAGCCCAGTCCAGGCCATCTGGGGGAATTTCTCTTTCTCATGGACTGCAGCCTCTTCCAGGATGCACAGGTACCACCGGAGGAGGTCATCAGGGAGAATTTTCCACGCTGGTCATGCCCAGCTGGTGGGGTTAGAGGCAAGCTACTTCACGTAGCCAGATGTTCTGCCAAGTTTCCCCATCTGAGCTCTGCTCATCCCTCCGTCTGTCTCCAGAAcaccctgctcttcctcctcaagaGTTTGCCTCTGGGCTGTTACTTCAACATCTACAGTTTTGGGGCCACTTTCAAAGCCTTCTATCT GCAGAGTGTGGAATACACGCAGGAAAGCATGGACAATGCAGTGGGGCGCATCTCCTCCATCTGCCCTGATCTGGGGGGCTGTGACCTGTTGGGCCTTCTAAGGTTTATCTACAGCACTCCTCTGCTTCATGGGCACGCCCGCCAG ctTTTCATCTTCATTCAAAGGAAGATCTCCAGTGAAGAGGAAGCTGTCATGGCTGAGGTCTACCGTTACCGGGACCACCACCG GTGTTTCTGTTTTCCTACTAACCGATGTGACAGCTTCAACCTTTCCCAGGCCATGGCCCTGGAGACCAAAGGTGAATGTGTGTGCATCCACTCTAGGATGGACATGACATCCGAG GCAGTGAAATGCTTACAGAGGGCATTGCAGCCTCTGGCAAGTGGGATCTCACTACACTGGGAACTTCCACCTGGCCTGGAGGTGTCAATGATCAGAAAAGCTCCTGACATGATCTTCCAGGGACATAAGAGCTCCATCTATGCCCAGATCCATGGGCAAACACAG GATCCAAAAGTGGGTGAGGGAGCTGTGACCCTTCAGTACCACGTGGGCAGCCAGTCCTTTGATTACACGCTCAGATTCTCACTGTCCCCATCAGCAGACAACAG GCTACCTGTGCACCGCATGGCCATGATGCACCTGCTGTGGAAACTGGCCTGGGAAGGGACAAGCAGGACAGAGAAGGATATCTGGCACAATGCAGTTAAGTCCAGCCTCAGCCTGGGGGTCTTGTCCCCCTTCACATCCATTGTGGCAGTACGCATGAAACAGAGGGATGCCTGGCACCACG ATTCTTTGCCTCCAGACTCCTCaatgtttttctctccctcttgcaACCTGGttccctgccagctgctctggCTAAGTAGCTTCAGGCCTGCGTTGTTCAAGTCCACCAAGTTTTGGATGGTCCAGAAGTGCCAGTTCTTGCTTGACATACTTGATCGCAAAACCCCGGACACTGAGGCACTCACTCAGCTTTCAGCAACCTGTAAAG accagaagcctcctcctGAAGAGCAGCCAATGGAAGAAccaacagcatttaaaatgagtTGGGACTGGACAATCTCACCACTGTCAACAAGACTGTGCGACTTCTCTAGGCTTAGGGTAGTGGTGGCACTCCAGAAAGCAAATGGCTCCTGGGCCCTCACCACAGCTCTGGCCTCTGCCCTGGGACTCAGCAAGGCTGATGTTGAGCTACAAAGGCCCAGTGCG GATGTGCAGCCAACTGTCTGGGCAACAGTTTTGGCTTTAGTCTGGTTGCATCAGTATAAATGGAAAGTGTCTTGGTCAGAGATTCTGGAGACCAAAGCGCGTAGCTGGCTGCGGGACCAAGCTG AGGTTCAGCTGGATGCATGTCTGGAGGCAGCAAATTCCCTGCTAGGCTGCTTTGTGGAGCCCACCATCTTCAGGATTCGAACTTACCCTGTTACTGCGGGCGGGCAACAAGCTGTGTAG
- the LOC141732579 gene encoding von Willebrand factor A domain-containing protein 5A-like isoform X4, giving the protein MRKSGILSKRYMYRGLFQRGIWFFSSYSEMELESVTVNVTIQDFVADVVSELFFRNTHQVPKETMFVFPVDSDTVVHTFYATMGDTRIEAMLWEKEEAQQLCKATSGMENLGYLQNQWDLWGPVFACFLGTLPPNSEVTISLCYVQELPMQPDGAAQFCWPHELFPRTNYIRWHSSEEETESENLHFSICLNSARGVSHIAINSSYTPLQYTTPDQTSAVVSLKCPPCTQADLNVLVYYRGSHTLSAVVERRDPKAPPGSLLGDPVVMVTLMPSIPEVEPSPGHLGEFLFLMDCSLFQDAQNTLLFLLKSLPLGCYFNIYSFGATFKAFYLQSVEYTQESMDNAVGRISSICPDLGGCDLLGLLRFIYSTPLLHGHARQLFIFIQRKISSEEEAVMAEVYRYRDHHRCFCFPTNRCDSFNLSQAMALETKGECVCIHSRMDMTSEAVKCLQRALQPLASGISLHWELPPGLEVSMIRKAPDMIFQGHKSSIYAQIHGQTQDPKVGEGAVTLQYHVGSQSFDYTLRFSLSPSADNRLPVHRMAMMHLLWKLAWEGTSRTEKDIWHNAVKSSLSLGVLSPFTSIVAVRMKQRDAWHHDSLPPDSSMFFSPSCNLVPCQLLWLSSFRPALFKSTKFWMVQKCQFLLDILDRKTPDTEALTQLSATCKDQKPPPEEQPMEEPTAFKMSWDWTISPLSTRLCDFSRLRVVVALQKANGSWALTTALASALGLSKADVELQRPSADVQPTVWATVLALVWLHQYKWKVSWSEILETKARSWLRDQAEVQLDACLEAANSLLGCFVEPTIFRIRTYPVTAGGQQAV; this is encoded by the exons GCTTATTCCAGAGGGGAATATGgttcttttcttcctattctgAAATGGAGCTGGAAAGTGTGACAGTAAATGTAACCATCCAGGACTTTGTGGCTGATGTGGTGTCTGAGCTGTTTTTCCGCAATACGCACCAAGTCCCTAAGGAGACCATGTTCGTATTTCCTGTGGACTCTGATACTGTTGTACACACCTTCTACGCTACCATGGGGGACACTCGCATTGAAGCAATgctctgggagaaggaggag GCCCAGCAGCTGTGCAAAGCCACTTCAGGCATGGAGAATTTAGGATACCTGCAGAACCAGTGGGATCTTTGGGGTCCTGTGTTCGCTTGTTTCTTGGGGACCCTGCCTCCTAACAGCGAAGTGACCATCAGCCTGTGCTATGTCCAGGAGCTGCCAATGCAGCCTGATGGAGCTGCTCAGTTTTGCTGGCCACACGAGCTCTTCCCCCGGACAAACTACATTA gatgGCATTCTTCTGAGGAGGAGACAGAATCTGAAAACCTGCACTTCAGCATCTGTCTGAATTCAGCCCGTGGTGTGTCCCATATAGCCATTAACAGCAGCTACACTCCTCTGCAATACACGACTCCAGATCAAACATCTGCTGTG GTATCCTTGAAATGTCCACCCTGTACGCAGGCTGATCTGAACGTGCTGGTGTATTACAGAGGGTCTCACACACTCAGCGCAGTGGTGGAGAGGAGAGATCCCAAAGCCCCACCTG GCTCTCTGCTGGGAGACCCTGTGGTGATGGTGACACTGATGCCCAGTATTCCTGAGGTCGAGCCCAGTCCAGGCCATCTGGGGGAATTTCTCTTTCTCATGGACTGCAGCCTCTTCCAGGATGCACAG AAcaccctgctcttcctcctcaagaGTTTGCCTCTGGGCTGTTACTTCAACATCTACAGTTTTGGGGCCACTTTCAAAGCCTTCTATCT GCAGAGTGTGGAATACACGCAGGAAAGCATGGACAATGCAGTGGGGCGCATCTCCTCCATCTGCCCTGATCTGGGGGGCTGTGACCTGTTGGGCCTTCTAAGGTTTATCTACAGCACTCCTCTGCTTCATGGGCACGCCCGCCAG ctTTTCATCTTCATTCAAAGGAAGATCTCCAGTGAAGAGGAAGCTGTCATGGCTGAGGTCTACCGTTACCGGGACCACCACCG GTGTTTCTGTTTTCCTACTAACCGATGTGACAGCTTCAACCTTTCCCAGGCCATGGCCCTGGAGACCAAAGGTGAATGTGTGTGCATCCACTCTAGGATGGACATGACATCCGAG GCAGTGAAATGCTTACAGAGGGCATTGCAGCCTCTGGCAAGTGGGATCTCACTACACTGGGAACTTCCACCTGGCCTGGAGGTGTCAATGATCAGAAAAGCTCCTGACATGATCTTCCAGGGACATAAGAGCTCCATCTATGCCCAGATCCATGGGCAAACACAG GATCCAAAAGTGGGTGAGGGAGCTGTGACCCTTCAGTACCACGTGGGCAGCCAGTCCTTTGATTACACGCTCAGATTCTCACTGTCCCCATCAGCAGACAACAG GCTACCTGTGCACCGCATGGCCATGATGCACCTGCTGTGGAAACTGGCCTGGGAAGGGACAAGCAGGACAGAGAAGGATATCTGGCACAATGCAGTTAAGTCCAGCCTCAGCCTGGGGGTCTTGTCCCCCTTCACATCCATTGTGGCAGTACGCATGAAACAGAGGGATGCCTGGCACCACG ATTCTTTGCCTCCAGACTCCTCaatgtttttctctccctcttgcaACCTGGttccctgccagctgctctggCTAAGTAGCTTCAGGCCTGCGTTGTTCAAGTCCACCAAGTTTTGGATGGTCCAGAAGTGCCAGTTCTTGCTTGACATACTTGATCGCAAAACCCCGGACACTGAGGCACTCACTCAGCTTTCAGCAACCTGTAAAG accagaagcctcctcctGAAGAGCAGCCAATGGAAGAAccaacagcatttaaaatgagtTGGGACTGGACAATCTCACCACTGTCAACAAGACTGTGCGACTTCTCTAGGCTTAGGGTAGTGGTGGCACTCCAGAAAGCAAATGGCTCCTGGGCCCTCACCACAGCTCTGGCCTCTGCCCTGGGACTCAGCAAGGCTGATGTTGAGCTACAAAGGCCCAGTGCG GATGTGCAGCCAACTGTCTGGGCAACAGTTTTGGCTTTAGTCTGGTTGCATCAGTATAAATGGAAAGTGTCTTGGTCAGAGATTCTGGAGACCAAAGCGCGTAGCTGGCTGCGGGACCAAGCTG AGGTTCAGCTGGATGCATGTCTGGAGGCAGCAAATTCCCTGCTAGGCTGCTTTGTGGAGCCCACCATCTTCAGGATTCGAACTTACCCTGTTACTGCGGGCGGGCAACAAGCTGTGTAG
- the LOC141732579 gene encoding von Willebrand factor A domain-containing protein 5A-like isoform X3, translating to MELESVTVNVTIQDFVADVVSELFFRNTHQVPKETMFVFPVDSDTVVHTFYATMGDTRIEAMLWEKEEAQQLCKATSGMENLGYLQNQWDLWGPVFACFLGTLPPNSEVTISLCYVQELPMQPDGAAQFCWPHELFPRTNYIRWHSSEEETESENLHFSICLNSARGVSHIAINSSYTPLQYTTPDQTSAVVSLKCPPCTQADLNVLVYYRGSHTLSAVVERRDPKAPPGSLLGDPVVMVTLMPSIPEVEPSPGHLGEFLFLMDCSLFQDAQVPPEEVIRENFPRWSCPAGGVRGKLLHVARCSAKFPHLSSAHPSVCLQNTLLFLLKSLPLGCYFNIYSFGATFKAFYLQSVEYTQESMDNAVGRISSICPDLGGCDLLGLLRFIYSTPLLHGHARQLFIFIQRKISSEEEAVMAEVYRYRDHHRCFCFPTNRCDSFNLSQAMALETKGECVCIHSRMDMTSEAVKCLQRALQPLASGISLHWELPPGLEVSMIRKAPDMIFQGHKSSIYAQIHGQTQDPKVGEGAVTLQYHVGSQSFDYTLRFSLSPSADNRLPVHRMAMMHLLWKLAWEGTSRTEKDIWHNAVKSSLSLGVLSPFTSIVAVRMKQRDAWHHDSLPPDSSMFFSPSCNLVPCQLLWLSSFRPALFKSTKFWMVQKCQFLLDILDRKTPDTEALTQLSATCKDQKPPPEEQPMEEPTAFKMSWDWTISPLSTRLCDFSRLRVVVALQKANGSWALTTALASALGLSKADVELQRPSADVQPTVWATVLALVWLHQYKWKVSWSEILETKARSWLRDQAEVQLDACLEAANSLLGCFVEPTIFRIRTYPVTAGGQQAV from the exons ATGGAGCTGGAAAGTGTGACAGTAAATGTAACCATCCAGGACTTTGTGGCTGATGTGGTGTCTGAGCTGTTTTTCCGCAATACGCACCAAGTCCCTAAGGAGACCATGTTCGTATTTCCTGTGGACTCTGATACTGTTGTACACACCTTCTACGCTACCATGGGGGACACTCGCATTGAAGCAATgctctgggagaaggaggag GCCCAGCAGCTGTGCAAAGCCACTTCAGGCATGGAGAATTTAGGATACCTGCAGAACCAGTGGGATCTTTGGGGTCCTGTGTTCGCTTGTTTCTTGGGGACCCTGCCTCCTAACAGCGAAGTGACCATCAGCCTGTGCTATGTCCAGGAGCTGCCAATGCAGCCTGATGGAGCTGCTCAGTTTTGCTGGCCACACGAGCTCTTCCCCCGGACAAACTACATTA gatgGCATTCTTCTGAGGAGGAGACAGAATCTGAAAACCTGCACTTCAGCATCTGTCTGAATTCAGCCCGTGGTGTGTCCCATATAGCCATTAACAGCAGCTACACTCCTCTGCAATACACGACTCCAGATCAAACATCTGCTGTG GTATCCTTGAAATGTCCACCCTGTACGCAGGCTGATCTGAACGTGCTGGTGTATTACAGAGGGTCTCACACACTCAGCGCAGTGGTGGAGAGGAGAGATCCCAAAGCCCCACCTG GCTCTCTGCTGGGAGACCCTGTGGTGATGGTGACACTGATGCCCAGTATTCCTGAGGTCGAGCCCAGTCCAGGCCATCTGGGGGAATTTCTCTTTCTCATGGACTGCAGCCTCTTCCAGGATGCACAGGTACCACCGGAGGAGGTCATCAGGGAGAATTTTCCACGCTGGTCATGCCCAGCTGGTGGGGTTAGAGGCAAGCTACTTCACGTAGCCAGATGTTCTGCCAAGTTTCCCCATCTGAGCTCTGCTCATCCCTCCGTCTGTCTCCAGAAcaccctgctcttcctcctcaagaGTTTGCCTCTGGGCTGTTACTTCAACATCTACAGTTTTGGGGCCACTTTCAAAGCCTTCTATCT GCAGAGTGTGGAATACACGCAGGAAAGCATGGACAATGCAGTGGGGCGCATCTCCTCCATCTGCCCTGATCTGGGGGGCTGTGACCTGTTGGGCCTTCTAAGGTTTATCTACAGCACTCCTCTGCTTCATGGGCACGCCCGCCAG ctTTTCATCTTCATTCAAAGGAAGATCTCCAGTGAAGAGGAAGCTGTCATGGCTGAGGTCTACCGTTACCGGGACCACCACCG GTGTTTCTGTTTTCCTACTAACCGATGTGACAGCTTCAACCTTTCCCAGGCCATGGCCCTGGAGACCAAAGGTGAATGTGTGTGCATCCACTCTAGGATGGACATGACATCCGAG GCAGTGAAATGCTTACAGAGGGCATTGCAGCCTCTGGCAAGTGGGATCTCACTACACTGGGAACTTCCACCTGGCCTGGAGGTGTCAATGATCAGAAAAGCTCCTGACATGATCTTCCAGGGACATAAGAGCTCCATCTATGCCCAGATCCATGGGCAAACACAG GATCCAAAAGTGGGTGAGGGAGCTGTGACCCTTCAGTACCACGTGGGCAGCCAGTCCTTTGATTACACGCTCAGATTCTCACTGTCCCCATCAGCAGACAACAG GCTACCTGTGCACCGCATGGCCATGATGCACCTGCTGTGGAAACTGGCCTGGGAAGGGACAAGCAGGACAGAGAAGGATATCTGGCACAATGCAGTTAAGTCCAGCCTCAGCCTGGGGGTCTTGTCCCCCTTCACATCCATTGTGGCAGTACGCATGAAACAGAGGGATGCCTGGCACCACG ATTCTTTGCCTCCAGACTCCTCaatgtttttctctccctcttgcaACCTGGttccctgccagctgctctggCTAAGTAGCTTCAGGCCTGCGTTGTTCAAGTCCACCAAGTTTTGGATGGTCCAGAAGTGCCAGTTCTTGCTTGACATACTTGATCGCAAAACCCCGGACACTGAGGCACTCACTCAGCTTTCAGCAACCTGTAAAG accagaagcctcctcctGAAGAGCAGCCAATGGAAGAAccaacagcatttaaaatgagtTGGGACTGGACAATCTCACCACTGTCAACAAGACTGTGCGACTTCTCTAGGCTTAGGGTAGTGGTGGCACTCCAGAAAGCAAATGGCTCCTGGGCCCTCACCACAGCTCTGGCCTCTGCCCTGGGACTCAGCAAGGCTGATGTTGAGCTACAAAGGCCCAGTGCG GATGTGCAGCCAACTGTCTGGGCAACAGTTTTGGCTTTAGTCTGGTTGCATCAGTATAAATGGAAAGTGTCTTGGTCAGAGATTCTGGAGACCAAAGCGCGTAGCTGGCTGCGGGACCAAGCTG AGGTTCAGCTGGATGCATGTCTGGAGGCAGCAAATTCCCTGCTAGGCTGCTTTGTGGAGCCCACCATCTTCAGGATTCGAACTTACCCTGTTACTGCGGGCGGGCAACAAGCTGTGTAG